The genomic window AAAATCGTCTGCACGCTCGGACCGGCAACGGCCTCGGAGGAGATGATCGGCCGGCTGATCGGCGCCGGGGCCGACGTCATTCGGGTCAACTTCTCGCATGGCGCGCAGGAAGAGCATGCAGAGGCGATTCGGCGCGTTCGCCGGGTGGCGGAGAAAAAGGGGAAGCCGGTCGCCCTGCTTCAAGACCTCCAGGGGCCGAAGGTGCGCGTCGGCTCGTTGAAGGAGAAATCGATCCAGCTCAAGCGGGGCGCCCAGGTGATTCTTCTGTCGCGTCCGGCGATCGGAAACGAGGAGGCCTTCTCCACCGACTATCCCGATCTCTATAAAAAGGTCGCCCCCGGAGATGCCATCTTAATGAACGACGGGGCGATTGAGCTGCGCGTGCTCCGCGTCGTCGACGATCAGATCTACTGCAAGGTCGTCAGCGGCGGGATGATTCAATCCCATAAAGGGATCAACGTCCCCGGCCGCGACCTCGGCCTTCCCTCGCTCACCGCGAAAGATCGGGCCGACCTTGCATTCGGGTTGGCGCAGGGGGTCGATTATATTGCCCTCTCGATGGTCCGGCGGGCGGAGGACCTCCTCGCGATCAAGCGGCTGATCCGGAAAGCGAAGAAGGACATTCCGGTGATCGCCAAGTTGGAGCAGGCGATGGCGATCGAGCACCTTGATGAAATCATGAAGGTCGCCGATGGGGTGATGGTTGCGCGGGGCGATCTCGGGGTGGAGATCCCCCTCGAGCAGGTCCCGCTGCTTCAGAAGGAGATTATCCGAAAGGCGAACGAGGCCCACATCCCGGTGATCACGGCAACGCAGATGTTGGAATCGATGATCGAAAATCCCCGGCCGACCCGGGCGGAGGCTTCCGATGTCGCCAACGCGGTTTTCGACGGAACCGACGCGTTGATGCTCTCCGCCGAGACGGCGGCGGGCCAGTATCCGGTGGAGGCGGTTCAGACGATGGCGAAGATCATCGTCGCCGCGGAGAGCCGTGCGCCGGTGATGGACCGCC from Candidatus Manganitrophaceae bacterium includes these protein-coding regions:
- the pyk gene encoding pyruvate kinase; this encodes MQARRAKIVCTLGPATASEEMIGRLIGAGADVIRVNFSHGAQEEHAEAIRRVRRVAEKKGKPVALLQDLQGPKVRVGSLKEKSIQLKRGAQVILLSRPAIGNEEAFSTDYPDLYKKVAPGDAILMNDGAIELRVLRVVDDQIYCKVVSGGMIQSHKGINVPGRDLGLPSLTAKDRADLAFGLAQGVDYIALSMVRRAEDLLAIKRLIRKAKKDIPVIAKLEQAMAIEHLDEIMKVADGVMVARGDLGVEIPLEQVPLLQKEIIRKANEAHIPVITATQMLESMIENPRPTRAEASDVANAVFDGTDALMLSAETAAGQYPVEAVQTMAKIIVAAESRAPVMDRRLQQGLSVARAVSAAACQLAWQMDAKAIITSTLTGGAALRLSKYRPKNPILAFTPHPEIQRRMSLYWGVTPRPMPLLKSSDDIFKEFIQELGQSRSVRRGDLLVMVSKSPWVGLAVNDLIKVHQME